A window of Candidatus Neomarinimicrobiota bacterium genomic DNA:
TTGAATGTCGAGTAACGAAACCCCAAGTAAGTCCGGCGCGAAAAAGTTTTTGATTTTTGGAGCGATGTTTGGCGTTGTGGGTGCGATGGTCCTGGTTCTGGCTTCCGGTTTCATGGTGGAATCAACCAACACAGATGAATTCTGTGTCAGTTGCCACGTCATGGAGCCATTTAGAACCTCGTGGAAAGCTTCTGTCCACGGCGGTAAAAACCCTCAAGGTTTTACTGCACAATGCGTAGACTGCCATCTGCCACATGACGGTTTCGTGAACTACCTGGTCACAAAGGCAAGAACTGGAGCAAGCGATATTTGGCACAATTTTACAATTGATGGAAAAAGTTTCGATTGGGCTGCCAATACCGAGGAAAATCGTCTCAAGTTCACTTTTGACAGCGCCTGTCACCGTTGTCACCACAACCTGACCCCTCCGGGAATATCCAAGGGCGGCTTGATCGCTCACCGGTCTTATATGCGGGGTGAAGCAAACAAAATGTGTGCCGAATGTCACATGCATGTTGGACACAAAAATATGCTGCAGACAGTCGAAGAATTCTATGCGTCGGAAAAATAACTAAACGAAAAGGAGGTTTAAAGTGAAACAAATTTATGGAAAAATTGGATTGATCAGCCTTGCCTGCCTGCTGGTCTGGAGTGGAATGGCTTTTGCTGCCAATTCCCCGAACCTGGCACCACGCAAGATTGAGATCAA
This region includes:
- a CDS encoding NapC/NirT family cytochrome c is translated as MSSNETPSKSGAKKFLIFGAMFGVVGAMVLVLASGFMVESTNTDEFCVSCHVMEPFRTSWKASVHGGKNPQGFTAQCVDCHLPHDGFVNYLVTKARTGASDIWHNFTIDGKSFDWAANTEENRLKFTFDSACHRCHHNLTPPGISKGGLIAHRSYMRGEANKMCAECHMHVGHKNMLQTVEEFYASEK